CCGAAGCCGCTAAACCTGAATAGCTGTTTAATAGACTAATCACCACAGGCATATCAGCTCCGCCAATCGGCAATACAGCAAACACTCCAAGAACCAATGACAGAACAGAAATAATAATTGCAAAAAGAACTGCTACATAAGAACTAGAAACATAAGAAACCCAATAAACACTTGAAGCAACAATTATTAAGAGAAACATGGCGCTTACAAAGTGATGGAGAGGAAACATAATCGACCCACCAAAAACGCTCCCAAACTTATCGGATAGCTTTAGATAAGCGAGCATACTGCCGCTTAAAGTAACTCCACCAATAATCACAGACAAAACCAAAGTAATCGCTTGCCCATTCCCTGCTGGCATGCCGTTAATTAAACTTTGAGACAGCGAGCCTGTCTTTTCAGCCACGGTAAAAATGGACAGTGCGACTAGCATCGATGCACCACCACCAAAACCGTTTAGGACTGCTACTAACTGCGGCATGTTGGTCATGGCTACGCTAAGCGCTATCGCAATGCCAATAGCAGAACCAACTATCACGCCAACCGCAATTAGCTTGTAGTCCAATGCCCCCAACTCGAGCAACTGACTAATAATAGCTAAAAGCATTGCGCCAGCTGCAAAAGCATTGGCGCTTCTTGCCGTCTTGACCTTAGCCAGGCGCTTAATGCCAATAATAAAAAGCACTATGGACACTAGATAACCGAGTTGTGGAATATATTGATTAGCCATTCAATTGATATACTCTTGTAATTTTTGTGAGACACGCACAACAAAAGATACTACTTGCGAAACATTTTTAACATGCGATCGGTTACCAAGAAACCACCCACGACGTTAATGGTGGCTAATATTATCGCAATAACCCCCAGTATGTTTGCGAGAAAACTCTCGCTACTGACACAACTAAGAGAACCCAAAATAGTAACGCCAGAAATCGCATTACTTCCTGACATTAGCGGAGTGTGCAGAGTCGGAGGCACTTTAGTAATTATTTCAAAGCCTACAAACACACTTAAGACAAATACATATAATCCAATTAGAATTTCACCTGTCATTTATAAGACCCCTATTGCGTTTCTCTCTTGCGAATTGCGCCATCATAAGTAAGCAATGCATCGCTTACTTCTTGTTTATCCATCATCCAAGCAAATTTCTTGTTCTTATCTAGCTGGCTAAGCACTATAGACTGCAAGTTACGAGCATAAACAGTGCTTGCACTTACTGGAACGCTTCCTGCTAAATTGAGAGTTCCAATAATAGTAGTCCCAAATTTTTCAACCGTTTTTCCCTTAACTGTTAGCTCACAATTTCCGCCCTGCTGTGCGGCTAAATCTACTATGACACTACCTTTAGGCATCTGTTCAACTATCTTTGCACTAATTAGTTTAGGCGCAGGCCTACCAGGTACTAATGCAGTGGTAATTACCACATCTGCTTCAATTAAATGCTTACAGAGTATTTCGTGCTGCTTTCTTAAAAATTCCTCGCTAGCTTCCTTGGCATAACCACTAGCAGCCTCCAAATTTTCCCTCACCGGCAAATCGATAAAGCGCGCACCCAAAGATTCGATTTGCTCCTTGACGCTCATGCGAACATCGGACACCTCTACTATAGCACCCAAACGTTTGGCCGTCGCCACGGCCTGCAAACCTGCAACTCCTGCGCCAATTACAACTACTCTAGCTGGCCTAAGAGTTCCGGCAGCCGTCATTAGCAAGGGGAAAATTTTAGGACAAGCGACAGCCGCTAAAAGAACTGCCTTGTATCCTGCCAAATTGCTTTGACTAGATAAGGCATCTTGATCCTGAGTTCTAGTAATCCTAGGAATGGAGTTTACAGAAAAAGCATTTACTTTGCGCTTGGCAAGATGCTCAATTACTGGAACATCTTGAAACGGGCAAAGAAAGGAAATTAAGGAGCTACCTGCTGGCATGAGTTCGATTTGTTCTGAAGTCGGGGGATTTACCATGAGAATAATATCTGCCGACCGAAAGCCAGTCTCTGCATCAGAAACTATCTCCGCACCAGCACCTTCATAATGCTCATCGCTAAAAAACGATTTTTCTCCGGCACCTTTCTCAACTCCCACTCTAAGTTTATCTTGAATAAAACGCTTTACCGTAGCGGGCGTGGCCGCAACCCTATTCTCATCTGCCTGAAGTTCTTTTGGAACAAAAATATAAGCCATGAAAAATTTCCCCTAAACCTTCAAGTAAATTATACCATTTACAAAAAGGATTTTTGTAAATGGTATAAACAGCAAGTGCGTAAGCACTTGCCAATAAACAACAAATACCGTTTCCAAAAAGTCAAATATTTAACTTACTTTTTGGAAACGGTATAGCATCTGCCTACGATTAGAGAACTATACTACATGCGACTAGACAGCGCGAGTTCATAAAAAGATAGCCCGAGGCGTTACACATTGAGATTGCTGAGAAAATTACTCCACTAAAACAGTAGCACATTGCGTAGTTAATGACTGTATTTAATATTGACTTTCAAAAAAGTCATGCTATTATAAAAGCCATGTTTAAACGATGGTTACCCCCTCCTCGTGGGAATTTCTTGTTGTTAGGACCTAGAAGAGTCGGCAAGACTACATTTCTTAAGACCAACTATAGCGATTACTTATATATTTCGCTGGACGACTTTGATTACCTCATTTTGGCTCAAGAGGATCCAAAGGCAGTCGTTCATGGCAAGAAGAAGCTCATAATCGATGAAATTCAAAGGGTTCCCAAATTAACAATTGCAGTTAAGCATGCCATAGATGAGTTCAATTCCAATGTTATTATGACTGGTTCGAGCAGCATTGGTTTATTGGATTCATCGGCGGATACTTTGGCTGGGCGAATTAAGTTTTATCATCTGCCACCTGCGTGCTGGGGCGAAGATGCAGGAGAGCCGACTCACAATATATTTTTAGAACGAGCATCGCCTCTACAAATTAAGTCTGCCCAGCGAGAGTTAAGCAATTTCTTAAAATTTGGTGGGTTCCCAGAAGTCTTGACTTTGCCGACCAGCGAGGAAAAATCAGAAAAGCTTAAGGACTACAAAAATACTTATTTTACAAGGGATCTGAGCCTGCTTTCAAATATAGAAAGCGTCTCCGGGCTGTTAGCTATATTAAATCACTACGCCCTAAGCATTGGTTCTCTAACTCATGTTTCAACCTTTAGAAACGAATCTGGCCTTAGCCATCAGACGGCGCAGAAATATTTAAATGTCATCTATCAGTCGGATCTGGGATTTAAACTTTTAGGATATCAATACGGCCCCGCAAAGAGATATATCAAAGCTGGGAAATCGTATTTTTGTGATACCTCCATGATACACGCCTTGGGAGTTGAGTGTAGCCAAGGTCAGATTTTAGAAAACTTCGTCATCTCCGAGCTCGAAAAAAGACGAAAGCTAGGATTTATTAAGAGCGAGCAGTTCTACTATTACCAATCAATAGGCGGAAGCGAAGTCGATTTGGTCTTTCAAGAAAAGAAAAACATTTTCGCCATAGAAATCAAGGCCACCAAAAACCCACAAAGCAAGGACATGCGAAACCTCAAAGATTTTATTAAAGATTCCGATAAAGGTCACATCAAAGGTTTTCTCTTCTATCTAGGCACAGATTATTTAGAAATTGACGGCATTAGCGTTCTACCAGTTGCGAGCTTATTTCGTGGGATATGACTAATCTCCTAGCACTCCCTATCGAGAACCAAACAAGAACGTAATAATTGGCAGCGTGACCGTCGATATTGCAGTAGTTGCAAAAACCACTATGCTACTGCGATCAACCGCTACTTTGTATCTGCGTGACAGAACAAAACTATTAACCGCCGTGGGCATAGCCGTAACGACCATCAACGACGCTAGCCATTTATCCGACAAACCAAATATATAAACCCCAATTAAACAGGCCACAAGGGGATGAATAAGCAGTTTAGCAAATACTAGCAAACCTATTTCCTTAACTAACGAAGTGCTATTTTGCAGTTTGATTCCTCCTAAAGTAAAGCCAAGCGTAAACAAGGCAGTTGGCACACCAGCCGATCCCAACAAGCCGCAAAAGTCATCAATAAAGCCGGGTAGCTTGATTTCCTGCGTGGCTAACATAAATCCCAAAGCAGAGGCCAAAATAATTGGGTTGCGATATAAAATCTCTACCAAAAAAGCGCCTCTGCCGCGACTGTAGTTTCCAATCTGAAAATCGAGAACAAAAATTATTATTGGCATAAATATGAGGACTTGCATAACGATAGCAACGACGATGGGAGAAATATTGCCAAACACAGCCATGATTATAGGTATCCCCAGATGAGCAGAATTTACGTAGCCGCCTGACATCATTGCTAGCACCGTGTCAGAAATAGATTTTTTGAATACATATTTCATGACAACAGACACAAAAACAAAGACAAAGACAGAGCTAAGAAAAAAAGATAAAACATAGCTCCAGTTAAAAAGATGCGACGTGGGAACTTCCGCCATGGCTTTCAATAAAAAAGCCGGCAGCGCTATGTAGAACACGAAATTATTCATCACACTCCCGGTCTCGGCACTAATTAAACCAATCCGGCACACGACATAGCCAGAAAGTATTACAAGAAAAACAGGGAGCACTGGCGAAATCGCATCAAACATAAGCAAACCCAATATCCTACAGCCGGTTCAACAGCACTAGTTTTCCTAGCAACTCTTTAGTCCACCGAACGCCGTAGCCAATCTCTTGCGCTGGTGAAAAGCAAAAGCCACGGGCTAATCTCGTGTCGCCTGCGGTCTTCAAAGGAATAATGAGCCCAGTTCCATGGAAATAACGAGCGCTCGGCATGAGGCATCATCGCCAGATGTCGTCCATCCTTGGACACAACCGCCGCTGCATTAAAATCCGAGCCATTCGGGTTCGCTGGGTAGTCGGCAGTAACATACTTCATGGCAATGTCATAGCAATCCTCGCCTTCCGGTAGATAAAAACGCCCCTCGCCATGAGCAACCCATACGCCCAAACGGCTGCCCAAAAGTGGTTTTAGGATAACACTAGAAGTTCCTTCAGCTACGTCTACTGCGACAAAGGAACATTCAAACTTAGCCGACTTATTATGTCTCATTTGCATCTTTTTAGAATGCTCAGGACAAATTAGATCAAGACCCACCATTAGTTGACATCCATTACACACGCCAAGACTTAAGGTATCTTCTCGCTCGTAAAACTTCCTCAAAGCATTATATGCCCGCTCGTTATAGCGAAAAGATCCAGCCCAACCCTTCGCAGCACCCAAAACATCGCTATTAGAAAAGCCACCGGGGAAGATAACAAAGCGCACATCTTCAAGCGTTTCGCGCCCCTCGATGAGGTCGCTCATAGCGACATCCCGCACATCAAAACCCGCGGCAAAAAGGCCATAAGCCATCTCTCGCTCGCCATTTGTCCCCTGCTCTCTAACCACCGCAGCGACTAGCTCCGAACGAAGCTCTCTCTCTAAGTTAATGCCATATGTCTTAGCCTTACCCGAGAACCCTTTTGGGAATGAGAACTTTAACGGCGTTTTTGCGACATTGCTAAACCTACTCTTAGCCATCTCTGGCACAGTTTGTAAGGCGTCCAAACGGTATGAGGCCTTGAACCACTGAGACAAAAGCTCATCTGTAGATACCTCGATTGACAGCGAAGCAGCTCGAATAGAAATTGTCTTCTCAACGCTAGGTTCTCCCAACAAAAATGCCTCTACGCCTTCAGCGCCAAACTTCTCCATTACAGAAGCTTCATCCCTGCCAGCTACCTGAATTATTACACCGGGCTTTTCACAAAAAAGAAATTTCAATGCATCCGTTTTGTCTATAACCACATCGATCCCACAATTGCCGCCAAAAGCCATCTCGCACAGCGCAACTACTAAACCTCCACTAGAAACATCATGGCCCGCTAAAATGTGCCCAACCTTAATTAGACTCTGCAAGCAATTAAACGCTCCCTTAAAAGCTCGCACGTCTCCTACAGTAGGGACGCTGCTGCCCAACTCTCCCATGCTCTGCGCTAACGCACTCCCGCCTAGGGGATTATCTGTTAAATTTGAAAAATTGACATAGATTAATTTTGAACCGGCACACTCCTTTAAATCAGCCGTAACACAGGCACGAATATCTGACACTTGCGCAACGGCAGAGATTACCACTGTTCCAGGCGCACGCACCTCTAGACCATCGTCATACCTAATGGTCATAGAAAGCGAATCCTTTCCGGTCGGGATTGGGACGCCAAGGGCAATGGCAAACTCGCTAGCCGCCTCCACGGCTCTGTAAAGTCTAACATCCTCGCCAGGGCGTCGCGCAGGCCACATCCAATTAGCACTAAGTGCCACACTATCTAGTCCCTCACTTAAGGGGGCAAAACCAATATTCGTAAGCGCCTCTGCAATGCTAAGCACTGAACCTGCTCTCTCATCAATGATGCCGACTATTGGCGCGTGTCCTAAGGCGCTTGCAACGCCATAGGGAGACGAATAATCTAGCGCTACTACGCCTAGATCGTTTAATGGCAACCCCAGCGGGCCGCAGCACTGCTGCATAGCTACGCGTCCCGTAACGCATCT
This is a stretch of genomic DNA from Deltaproteobacteria bacterium. It encodes these proteins:
- a CDS encoding NAD(P)(+) transhydrogenase (Re/Si-specific) subunit beta; translated protein: MANQYIPQLGYLVSIVLFIIGIKRLAKVKTARSANAFAAGAMLLAIISQLLELGALDYKLIAVGVIVGSAIGIAIALSVAMTNMPQLVAVLNGFGGGASMLVALSIFTVAEKTGSLSQSLINGMPAGNGQAITLVLSVIIGGVTLSGSMLAYLKLSDKFGSVFGGSIMFPLHHFVSAMFLLIIVASSVYWVSYVSSSYVAVLFAIIISVLSLVLGVFAVLPIGGADMPVVISLLNSYSGLAASATGFALGSNVLIVSGALVGASGIILTKIMCDAMNRSLASVILGGFGTSSSSEPRSGGEYVNVKCSDVEEAVLDFEEARNVIIVPGYGLAVSRGQNAVADFAAVLQKRGAKVKYAVHPVAGRMPGHMNVLLAESNVPYDDICEMDEINREFKNADVAIVVGANDVVNPAAREDKNSPLYGMPILDVDHAAMVYVIKRSLSPGFAGVKNELFEKNNCRMIYGDAKKVLEDLTVQLERA
- a CDS encoding NAD(P) transhydrogenase subunit alpha; protein product: MTGEILIGLYVFVLSVFVGFEIITKVPPTLHTPLMSGSNAISGVTILGSLSCVSSESFLANILGVIAIILATINVVGGFLVTDRMLKMFRK
- a CDS encoding Re/Si-specific NAD(P)(+) transhydrogenase subunit alpha, whose translation is MAYIFVPKELQADENRVAATPATVKRFIQDKLRVGVEKGAGEKSFFSDEHYEGAGAEIVSDAETGFRSADIILMVNPPTSEQIELMPAGSSLISFLCPFQDVPVIEHLAKRKVNAFSVNSIPRITRTQDQDALSSQSNLAGYKAVLLAAVACPKIFPLLMTAAGTLRPARVVVIGAGVAGLQAVATAKRLGAIVEVSDVRMSVKEQIESLGARFIDLPVRENLEAASGYAKEASEEFLRKQHEILCKHLIEADVVITTALVPGRPAPKLISAKIVEQMPKGSVIVDLAAQQGGNCELTVKGKTVEKFGTTIIGTLNLAGSVPVSASTVYARNLQSIVLSQLDKNKKFAWMMDKQEVSDALLTYDGAIRKRETQ
- a CDS encoding ATP-binding protein, which produces MLGPRRVGKTTFLKTNYSDYLYISLDDFDYLILAQEDPKAVVHGKKKLIIDEIQRVPKLTIAVKHAIDEFNSNVIMTGSSSIGLLDSSADTLAGRIKFYHLPPACWGEDAGEPTHNIFLERASPLQIKSAQRELSNFLKFGGFPEVLTLPTSEEKSEKLKDYKNTYFTRDLSLLSNIESVSGLLAILNHYALSIGSLTHVSTFRNESGLSHQTAQKYLNVIYQSDLGFKLLGYQYGPAKRYIKAGKSYFCDTSMIHALGVECSQGQILENFVISELEKRRKLGFIKSEQFYYYQSIGGSEVDLVFQEKKNIFAIEIKATKNPQSKDMRNLKDFIKDSDKGHIKGFLFYLGTDYLEIDGISVLPVASLFRGI
- a CDS encoding AEC family transporter, whose product is MFDAISPVLPVFLVILSGYVVCRIGLISAETGSVMNNFVFYIALPAFLLKAMAEVPTSHLFNWSYVLSFFLSSVFVFVFVSVVMKYVFKKSISDTVLAMMSGGYVNSAHLGIPIIMAVFGNISPIVVAIVMQVLIFMPIIIFVLDFQIGNYSRGRGAFLVEILYRNPIILASALGFMLATQEIKLPGFIDDFCGLLGSAGVPTALFTLGFTLGGIKLQNSTSLVKEIGLLVFAKLLIHPLVACLIGVYIFGLSDKWLASLMVVTAMPTAVNSFVLSRRYKVAVDRSSIVVFATTAISTVTLPIITFLFGSR
- the purL gene encoding phosphoribosylformylglycinamidine synthase, producing MIFENTSCVFLVQSERELSAKEVDSLEWLFEAKYKPKTSITGSFVGPKVQMLSPWSTNASDIVRNMGLVGITRIELFSKVEGKHAAIDHILEAFYSELSAKILSDFGEAKEVFEVVDIGEFNDKFGLALSQDELEYLEGAKASLKRNFTDSELFGFAQINSEHCRHKIFNGSFTVDGIVQDKSLFALIKDTSKAAPQNIVSAYVDNVAFLKGPNILQFAPSKIIEPGIYGLNQISSVISLKAETHNFPTTVEPFYGASTGTGGEIRDRMAGGMGSIPLAGSAVYMTALTRLNSELSYKCLPRNWKYQSPAEILIKASNGASDFGNKFGQPLIVGSILTFECQTNRAMYAYDRAVMLAGGVGYTNALFAEKRKAKPGDLLVVMGGDNYRIGMAGGSVSSVTSGAYASELELSAIQRANPEMQKRVFNAIRALVEHYYNPVKLIHDHGAGGHINCFSELLDPLGGKVEISKLPIGDPTLSVREILCNESQERMGLIVDKDSMDLVQRVGARERAPLYVVGEVSGTKSIEFVAGDGTKPVELPLGLLFGSSPKIELSDCSIGLETREFEFAPASDAELMSALYKVLSLESVACKDWLTNKVDRCVTGRVAMQQCCGPLGLPLNDLGVVALDYSSPYGVASALGHAPIVGIIDERAGSVLSIAEALTNIGFAPLSEGLDSVALSANWMWPARRPGEDVRLYRAVEAASEFAIALGVPIPTGKDSLSMTIRYDDGLEVRAPGTVVISAVAQVSDIRACVTADLKECAGSKLIYVNFSNLTDNPLGGSALAQSMGELGSSVPTVGDVRAFKGAFNCLQSLIKVGHILAGHDVSSGGLVVALCEMAFGGNCGIDVVIDKTDALKFLFCEKPGVIIQVAGRDEASVMEKFGAEGVEAFLLGEPSVEKTISIRAASLSIEVSTDELLSQWFKASYRLDALQTVPEMAKSRFSNVAKTPLKFSFPKGFSGKAKTYGINLERELRSELVAAVVREQGTNGEREMAYGLFAAGFDVRDVAMSDLIEGRETLEDVRFVIFPGGFSNSDVLGAAKGWAGSFRYNERAYNALRKFYEREDTLSLGVCNGCQLMVGLDLICPEHSKKMQMRHNKSAKFECSFVAVDVAEGTSSVILKPLLGSRLGVWVAHGEGRFYLPEGEDCYDIAMKYVTADYPANPNGSDFNAAAVVSKDGRHLAMMPHAERSLFPWNWAHYSFEDRRRHEISPWLLLFTSARDWLRRSVD